From the genome of Nodosilinea sp. FACHB-141, one region includes:
- the bchI gene encoding magnesium chelatase ATPase subunit I, producing MNSTVATPSATFAPARRAVFPFTAVIGQDDMKLALLLNVIDPKIGGVMIMGDRGTGKSTTIRALADLLPEIEVVADDPFSRSPQDRDVWAERGTDDLPVAHKKVPMVDLPLGATEDRVCGTIDIEKALSEGVKAFEPGLLAKANRGILYVDEVNLLDDHLVDVLLDSAASGWNTVEREGISIRHPAQFVLVGSGNPEEGELRPQLLDRFGMHAEIRTVRDPELRVQIVEQRSEFDQDPAAYLTKHQAEQEALQVKLVEAQQRLASVNLDYEDRVRISEVCSELDVDGLRGDIVTNRAAKAIAAYEGRTEVTLDDIKRVIVLCLRHRLRKDPLESIDSGYKVEKVFCKVFGLADPDEAAVNGRQPVGAR from the coding sequence GTGAATTCTACTGTTGCGACCCCCTCGGCCACCTTTGCCCCCGCTCGCCGCGCGGTATTTCCCTTCACCGCCGTGATTGGCCAAGACGACATGAAGCTGGCCCTGCTGCTCAACGTCATCGACCCCAAAATTGGCGGGGTGATGATCATGGGCGATCGTGGCACCGGCAAATCCACCACCATTCGCGCCCTGGCTGACCTGCTGCCCGAGATCGAGGTCGTGGCTGACGACCCCTTCAGCCGTTCGCCCCAGGATCGCGACGTGTGGGCCGAGCGCGGTACCGATGACCTGCCCGTGGCGCACAAGAAAGTGCCCATGGTTGACCTGCCCCTGGGAGCGACCGAAGACCGAGTTTGCGGCACCATCGACATCGAAAAAGCATTGTCTGAGGGCGTCAAAGCTTTTGAGCCGGGTTTGCTGGCCAAGGCCAATCGCGGCATTCTCTATGTAGACGAGGTCAACCTACTCGACGACCACCTCGTCGACGTGCTGCTCGACTCCGCCGCCTCGGGCTGGAACACTGTAGAGCGCGAAGGCATTTCCATTCGCCACCCGGCCCAATTTGTGCTGGTGGGCTCCGGCAACCCCGAAGAAGGCGAACTGCGGCCCCAGCTGCTCGATCGCTTTGGCATGCACGCCGAAATTCGCACTGTGCGCGACCCCGAGCTGCGGGTGCAGATTGTGGAGCAGCGCTCTGAGTTTGACCAAGATCCCGCTGCCTACCTGACCAAGCATCAGGCCGAGCAGGAAGCGCTCCAGGTCAAATTGGTGGAGGCGCAGCAGCGGCTGGCCTCGGTCAACCTCGACTACGAAGACCGGGTGCGCATTTCCGAAGTGTGCTCAGAGCTAGATGTGGACGGGCTGCGGGGCGACATCGTTACTAACCGGGCGGCTAAGGCGATCGCCGCCTACGAGGGCCGTACTGAAGTCACCCTCGATGACATCAAGCGGGTGATTGTGCTCTGCCTGCGCCACCGTCTGCGCAAAGATCCTCTAGAGAGCATCGACTCGGGCTATAAGGTCGAGAAGGTGTTCTGCAAAGTGTTTGGTCTGGCCGACCCCGATGAAGCAGCAGTCAACGGTCGCCAGCCCGTGGGGGCGCGGTAA
- the ruvC gene encoding crossover junction endodeoxyribonuclease RuvC, which produces MGQRILGLDPGLAILGFGVIDGADLSAPAASGTHAEAAVVDFGVIETPAKTPVGDRLCTIYTDLHSLLELYKPDLVAIEKFFFYRMGNTILVAQARGVVMLVLAQHSMPFVEFTPAQVKQALTGYGNADKSEVQQAVARELNLERIPRPDDAADGLALALAAWYQR; this is translated from the coding sequence GTGGGTCAGCGCATTCTCGGGCTTGACCCAGGGTTAGCCATTCTGGGGTTTGGGGTAATCGACGGGGCCGATCTCTCGGCCCCCGCTGCCTCTGGCACCCATGCCGAGGCAGCAGTGGTCGATTTTGGCGTGATTGAAACCCCGGCTAAAACTCCGGTGGGCGATCGCCTTTGCACCATCTACACCGATCTGCACAGTCTGCTAGAGCTGTACAAGCCGGATTTGGTGGCGATCGAGAAGTTCTTTTTTTACCGCATGGGCAACACCATTTTGGTCGCCCAGGCGCGGGGGGTGGTGATGCTGGTGCTAGCTCAGCACAGCATGCCCTTTGTGGAGTTCACCCCGGCCCAGGTGAAGCAGGCGCTGACGGGCTACGGCAATGCCGATAAGTCTGAGGTGCAGCAGGCAGTGGCCCGAGAACTGAACCTAGAGCGCATCCCCCGTCCTGACGATGCGGCAGATGGGCTGGCGTTGGCG